One window of the Cryptomeria japonica chromosome 7, Sugi_1.0, whole genome shotgun sequence genome contains the following:
- the LOC131045446 gene encoding hydroxycinnamoyltransferase 1-like, producing the protein MDVTITNSVLVRPARDTSSEEIWLSNADLILTKCYACTTYIYRSIEEPDIFTDSNIEDLGDFSSVSKLSSLAITVDCTQSITSLPLLLYQVTKFRCGGVAIGVAINHIIADGMSSLHFVNTWCDLAHGLDVMVHPYLDRTLLQARNRPETFFPHLDCAYLFQHSLKRFRLTKEQLNCLKEKARENSSKEAFTTFIALSAHIWKCACISGNLLKQQETKLYIPINGRERVHPVLPCGYFANFGQGKPLFMGVQKNAPEGYCFIKPNSEDDGSLIIEMTLRSDRMDRFRKLLYQF; encoded by the exons ATGGATGTAACCATAACAAATTCAGTACTTGTTCGGCCTGCACGCGATACTTCCAGTGAGGAGATCTGGTTGTCAAATGCTGATTTGATTTTAACTAAATGCTATGCATGCACCACATACATTTATAGGTCGATTGAAGAGCCCGATATCT TCACGGATTCTAATATTGAGGACTTGGGAGATTTTTCTTCAGTTTCAAAGCTGTCATCATTAGCAATCACTGTCGACTGCACCCAGAGCATTACATCACTCCCATTGCTGCTTTATCAG GTGACTAAGTTCAGATGTGGAGGTGTTGCCATAGGAGTCGCAATCAATCATATAATAGCAGATGGCATGTCTTCCTTACATTTTGTTAATACATGGTGTGACTTGGCTCACGGGTTAGATGTGATGGTACATCCGTATCTTGATCGTACTTTGCTTCAAGCGCGAAATCGTCCTGAAACTTTCTTTCCTCATTTAGACTGCGCCTACCTTTTCCAACACTCACTCAAACGGTTCAGGCTTACAAAAGAACAATTAAATTGCCTAAAAGAAAAGGCTAGGGAGAACTCAAGTAAGGAGGCTTTCACAACATTCATAGCATTGTCAGCCCACATTTGGAAATGTGCTTGCATTTCTGGAAATCTACTCAAACAACAAGAAACCAAACTATACATTCCCATAAATGGACGAGAGCGAGTCCATCCCGTTCTACCTTGTGGGTATTTTG CGAATTTCGGTCAGGGGAAACCTTTATTCATGGGAGTACAAAAAAATGCACCAGAAGGGTATTGTTTTATTAAGCCCAACTCTGAAGATGATGGAAGCCTAATAATAGAGATGACCTTACGAAGTGATCGTATGGATCGATTCAGAAAATTACTTTATCAATTCTAG